The Brassica rapa cultivar Chiifu-401-42 chromosome A10, CAAS_Brap_v3.01, whole genome shotgun sequence genome segment ACATTGGTTGTATACTTTATATGTGATCATGTGTTGTAATTTTAACTCGTGGCCATATTTACTAATGCATTatgcatatatgtatatattttaatatatattggaTTCTTATGTTTCATCAGTTGTAATTTAACTCTTAACAATATGTATTATCAAACTTTTCCCGTGATCATGCATGgatacaaacatttatgtaatgattaaattaaaaaaattgataaaagaattttttttgtttataacttTTAAGTTAACTTTTAATCTCTagaatattatttgaaaagtcaGTTTGTTATGTATTATTATGTTTCCATCTTAATTGGATATATGATTtcacatataatattttgtatagtttcaaatatttatttttttcttaaattacaTCTATTATTCTAAATTAaacaatgattttttaattatatcaaaattggactattattttcttaattttatgtaGTTAAgttcattttcttatttttgtaaatatattggtgtttttggtataaataggtatatattgttttagaaaatagGAAACGTAAATATTAAATCAGAATTGCATTAATAAACATAACttgtaatattttgaaaatacatACAAAAGAACACTACTACACACTAAATCTTAATAattgtttgatttttcataatttagTATATTGAATTGTATCGATTTTTTGATTACAACTGTTTTGGTTacaattaaactaaaataagcTCATCTTGTTACTTTTATCTTaggatgaaaaatatattttgtaagatTGTGTATAATTTGCTATATGAtgtttttcataaaattaaaaaatctaagtgttaataaattttgttatgaaAATTCTAATCattcaatcaaaaatatattgataaataaGAAATACTATTTATATTGTTGTAGCCTCAcgctataaaatatttatttagttttaaaataatcataagatataataatttttggaaaaaaatgagatattaaataatcatttatgttgttccaaattattttcttattaattattagatcaaaagatatttataataaaaaatattattatcttttagaaaaatatatctgaattattatatttttagattttgtgaagttatttttatatatatttataagtataaattttttaaagttattgaattttttttatttttgttgtaggaaacataaagaataaaaaaaactaaattcgTTTTATATAAATgtctatgtttatattttatattttttttgtctttttattatttatgtgttttaataaaaaaaagaaaattacattaaaaagTTAATCACAGttttattaagaaaaagaaaatattgataattattattaatgGAAATcactaataattaaaaaatcgaaatcactaataatattttaaatttattaaaagtgTAAGTGTAATAAAATAGCTGAGAGTTAAAGTGAGCGCGACACATAAAAAaatgacttctcaaataatattatagagataaatAGGCCAGCTAATGTGCCTttttcaaacaaacaaaaagctaGCTAGTAGCCCGTTTTAAAAGTTGTGTGGGGAATGGTGGGGATATCTTctctaattaatttttatatatctatacagGATTTCATAAGTTTACAGGGAAGTTTATAATCCAAGAAGATAAGATAACGATGCATAGACTAAATTTATTAACACACAAATATACAGGGGTATATAAAGAGAGTATAAAACATTTCACATGGcctcaaataattatttaagttccACCCAATGAGACAAGGTAGATTAGCCGCAAGTGGATTTGGATTCCCTTTCACCCCCATTATTATAGGTATTGATGAAATTGTAATTAGAAGTTTACTAGTTTAGAACAGTGGCACATGTAGTATTTAACCCATGTATTGTACTCCGTAAATGTTTTACTGAAATTATTGGTTCAAGACTCAAGAGTGATTATCATTTCTTTTTCTGAAAGACTATTTCACATTACCACTTTTCTATTGGACCATCTCTTCAAACTGGCACCTTTCTCAATTTTGAGTTAGAAACTGGATACATGCTATTAATAATACATATCCATATATAGTGAACTTTTTGACTCAGACAATAAGAAGTTCATATGAGCCAGACCCACCCAAGAACTGGACCACAAACAAgacctattcctagaaaaaCAACCATGAAGACTGCCGCAAGTTCTGCCTCTGATGCATGAACCGTTTTGGGAGCCATGATCCTGAGGACACTGGTGAGATAGCCGCTGGTGAGGCCTTGCATGAAGGTCAGAACAACCACGGGCACTTCTGTTCTAAGCCAGTGTGGTCTACGTAGACACGCAGAGGAGGGGATAAAAGAGAAGCCTAATGATACAAGCCCCAGTAGCAGATTTTACACTCTGCCATAGATATAGTCTGCAGTGAGTGACTTGCCAACGAAATCCTAGATGTTGTACACTGTGATGAGCAAAATCGGATACCAACTCTGGAGAAGTTGGGATTTCAAATTCTCAGCTATAAACCCGGGAGATATCGATAAGGTGACGGTATATATTATTAAGATACCCGAGGCTGGCCACTTGATCTTCCTCCCAACCATCCATATTGTTAGATTCGAATATAAAGGTTGTTAAAACTTAAGGTGTTGTTGCATCACAGGTAACTTTTGTAGCACGTTAATTACAGCAAAGGAAGCAGGAGAGTAAGATGGTCGAGCTCACTATGAAGTAGCAATGAACACTTGTTCGCAGCCCCTTTGGTGTCTGTGGCAGCGAAGCTTTTGTCGTAATCCTAACTCCTAAGGACGGAAATGATTATACCTAGcaaaaacaaagattaaaaaaaaaatgtagcgTTTTTACAGCTTTTGCTTTTATCATAATTAAccttttttgttgttgatatAAATCTAGCTACCTTCAGGAGATTTAGttgtttaaaatattaaacatattgAATTTCTTAATAAGTTTTTACTTACAATaattatttggaaaaaaatgaTGGCATTACATATACAGATATTGTAACTATTACCtttgaaaactacactaaaaataaaatacctatataatatatatggtgTTCAGAATTATGTGCTTGGTCCGTTTGTCTTTCGGACCATGCTTTGAGGTAATTAGTGcattatgttaattttaattgGAATTAGAAGATGTTCATTGCCTGAAGAGGCAGTCCCCGCAAATATTGGTTGCATGTACTGTCTAGGAAGCTTTCCGGCTGAACCAATCCATCAGCTAAACCACAGAGCACGACTGATCCAACCATCAAGAGGTAAGAGATATTCTCACTGTTTTCGCCTTTCCAGACCCAATCTATCATTGGCGAAACCATTATGGAGATGATGAACATATATGGAAAACCCTAAGTATCCTCAGTCTATAGCTCAATCTTGTGTTCCAAGTCATCATCAAAACCAGAACCAAGACCGAGCAACCATGTAAGCCACGGTGAAAGTCTTCTCCACATGCTTGTCGGGATACAAGTAGCCAAAGTAATCAACGGCTGTGATCAAAGCGTTCCATGGTATTAAACTACCAGCACCCAGCAAAAAATGGATCACGTACGCAGCTCTATAAGAGACTCTTGTCTCGACTTCATTAACAATCACTTTCTCATCCACCATTCTCTCTTCTCACTAATTTGCTTTAGGTTCTTGAAAACTTTCTGATATTGGTTTCCTTATAAAGCAAGGGTGGTGGTGATTTGATTAGATTACTGTGTTGTTTGGTGGTGGGAAGACCAACAGTGCGAGTCACACATCTTAACAATTATTATTCGGATTATGATTCTTTGATTAGAGATGACAGAGCTAGTACAAAGAAACAAGAAACTGTATAGTATGATTTTCGGTGGGACATAAAACAGATGGGTTAGAATTAAAGTTACTACTTTGTGCATGACATTGGTCGGGACTCGTCTTTTCGATAACCTTATATTCCATTTACTGCATAGACTCAGCACTACTAAatcggcttcttcttctgaccAATGCCTACTTTCAAATTTTCACCACTCTGAGCGTGAAACCTTACAATTATATAGTCCGTGTGACATTGTTCTtagttttgtaataaaaaaagttaaaaagttTTGGAGTTCCTTGCTGCTGATAAGATGTTTCCCAAGGCTTTCGCAATAGTTACTGAGTTACTACTTTAGTAAAGTAGTATTATAGTttcataaaagaaaagaaaaaatacttACTTAGTGAGCACCGATGATATCAGCCAATGGAGTGTGAGATTTAGGACACTGAAGTAACGGGAGCACAACTTGTTGTCTGTTTCCGACACCCAGCCCATACTTATTTTCAGTTCTTTTTAATTACGGTGCCTTCTTCTTCGTGACCTCTTAGTGActcgaaaaaaaaataattttatcctTCCTCTTCTCACGGATTTTTCTGCCCATTTTCAAGGTTGCGTTTTCAAATTCTAGTCGTcttttaatatttgaatattCGAAATATACATTCCCATGATCTTGCACTATAAATGTCTCGTTATACCATCTACGTATTGTAGCATGGTCAATAactcaatatataatacaaCTTTCATAGATCATACAAACcatataaaatgtattaatgCATCTATATCGAATATAACACTAATATACAACCAGGAAAAGATTGGTGTATAGAAACAGAAAATTTTCGATCTCTCTTTGTTTTAGCATCTAATTATTGATCACCCGCAAACATTGTTCCATAAGTCCTTTAATCTGCGTCTGCCCAAGCGATGAAATGGTATTATGGTACAAAGAAGTACTcgtaatatataaatattctcATATCTATATGCATATAATAAATG includes the following:
- the LOC103844717 gene encoding LOW QUALITY PROTEIN: equilibrative nucleotide transporter 8 (The sequence of the model RefSeq protein was modified relative to this genomic sequence to represent the inferred CDS: inserted 5 bases in 4 codons; deleted 4 bases in 3 codons; substituted 2 bases at 2 genomic stop codons); translated protein: MVDEKVIVNEVETRVSYRAAYVIHFLLGAGSLIPWNALITAVDYFGYLYPDKHVEKTFTVAYMXCSVLVLVLMMTWNTRLSYRLRILXGFPYMFIISIMVSPMIDWVWKGENSENISYLLMVGSVVLCGLADGXGSAGKLPRQYMQPIFAGTASSGIIISVLRSRITTKASLPQTPKGLRTSVHCYFIVSSTILLSCFLCCNNVLQKLPVMQQHLKFXQPLYSNLTIWMVGRKIKWPASGILIIYTVTLSISPGFIAENLKSQLLQSWYPILLITVYNIXDFVGKSLTALYLWQSVKSATGACIIRLLFYPLXSACLRRPHWLRTEVPVVVLTFMQGLTSGYLTSVLRIMAPKTVHASEAELAAVFMVVFLGIGLVCGPVLGWVWLI